In the genome of bacterium, one region contains:
- a CDS encoding methyltransferase domain-containing protein: protein MFRWFVNLNKKICYKIDMHLAYRTPLIIEQYINRISEHLNQKPDALVVDVGAGIECPFAKLRDPQLRIRIVGVDILPAALEQNHDIDDKVVADVNNEFPFADNSVDLITSRMVLEHLQNNARFFQRAFASLKPGGYFIHVCPAKYALFSMINQMLPKKFGRKLLFFIFPERVNSGFPAYYDQCSYYRMSKLLKKQGFVIDGFDFSYYQSSYFSFFVPFYLISVLYELFSYKLGLRNLSSFLLFV, encoded by the coding sequence ATGTTTCGTTGGTTTGTTAACCTGAACAAGAAGATTTGCTATAAAATCGATATGCATTTAGCCTATCGAACACCACTTATCATCGAGCAGTATATTAACCGCATATCCGAGCATCTAAACCAGAAACCGGATGCGTTGGTTGTCGATGTTGGAGCAGGAATAGAGTGTCCGTTCGCAAAACTTCGCGATCCACAACTGCGAATAAGAATTGTCGGTGTGGATATTCTTCCTGCGGCATTGGAACAGAATCACGATATCGACGATAAAGTTGTTGCCGACGTGAACAATGAGTTTCCATTCGCGGACAATTCGGTTGATTTGATCACATCCCGAATGGTACTCGAACATCTGCAGAATAACGCGAGGTTTTTCCAACGGGCGTTTGCATCGCTAAAACCCGGGGGATATTTTATTCACGTCTGTCCGGCGAAGTACGCCTTGTTCTCCATGATCAACCAAATGCTGCCAAAGAAATTCGGTCGGAAGCTCTTGTTTTTTATTTTTCCGGAACGGGTAAATTCTGGATTTCCTGCTTATTATGATCAATGTAGCTATTATAGAATGAGTAAGCTTCTTAAAAAACAAGGATTTGTTATTGATGGGTTTGATTTTAGTTATTACCAATCATCCTATTTTAGTTTTTTTGTGCCGTTTTATTTGATAAGCGTACTCTATGAGTTATTTTCTTACAAGTTGGGATTACGGAATTTATCATCCTTTTTGCTCTTTGT